Proteins from a genomic interval of Lysobacter arenosi:
- a CDS encoding VOC family protein — translation MNNPVGWFEIYVQDMPRARAFYEAVLARKLEQLESPGIEMWAFPMEPDQPGAAGSLVWMEGVPSGGNSTLVYFISEDCAIEAARVPASGGKIFKEKFSIGQYGFIALAIDTEGNMFGLHSMK, via the coding sequence ATGAACAACCCGGTTGGCTGGTTCGAGATCTACGTGCAGGACATGCCCCGCGCCCGCGCGTTCTACGAGGCAGTGCTGGCGAGAAAGCTCGAGCAGCTCGAAAGCCCCGGCATCGAAATGTGGGCCTTCCCGATGGAGCCTGACCAGCCCGGCGCCGCCGGTTCGCTGGTGTGGATGGAGGGCGTTCCGTCCGGCGGCAACAGCACGCTGGTCTACTTCATCAGTGAGGACTGCGCGATCGAAGCAGCGCGCGTGCCCGCTAGCGGCGGCAAGATCTTCAAGGAGAAGTTCTCGATCGGTCAGTACGGCTTCATCGCCCTGGCCATCGACACCGAGGGCAACATGTTCGGGCTGCACTCGATGAAGTGA